A genome region from Harpia harpyja isolate bHarHar1 chromosome 26, bHarHar1 primary haplotype, whole genome shotgun sequence includes the following:
- the NDUFB11 gene encoding NADH dehydrogenase [ubiquinone] 1 beta subcomplex subunit 11, mitochondrial codes for MAAAAVGRALRALRVRTMAAGTRGRSAGPPGAVALPQVPLGADPHEEEPMAVAQKKNPDYHGFSADPDADVLNMRAVFFAGVSVAIVLGTVFLHYLPDYGLQQWARREAELQIRERESRGMPLLDSNYYNPARLTLPPPE; via the exons ATGGCGGCGGCAGCGGTGGGGAGGGCGCTGCGGGCGCTGCGGGTCAGGACAATGGCGGCCGGGACGCGGGGCCGCTCGGCGGGACCGCCGGGGGCCGTGGCGCTACCGCAGGTGCCGCTGGGGGCGGATCCTCACGAGGAGGAGCCAATGGCGGTGGCCCAGAAGAAG AACCCCGATTACCATGGCTTTTCGGCGGACCCGGACGCTGATGTCCTCAACATGCGGGCGGTTTTCTTCGCCGGCGTCTCTGTCGCCATTGTCCTCGGCACCGTCTTCCTCCATTACCTGCCTGACTACGG GCTGCAGCAATGGGCCCGGCGCGAGGCCGAGCTCCAGATCCGGGAGCGGGAGAGTCGGGGGATGCCGCTGCTGGACTCCAACTACTACAACCCTGCCCGCCtcaccctgccccccccagagTGA